Proteins encoded in a region of the Nitrospira sp. genome:
- a CDS encoding lipoprotein-releasing ABC transporter permease subunit — translation MALPYEIFVGLRYLRAKRRNRTISLNTFVSVAGITLGVAALIGTVGIMTGFREDIQSKILGTTAHIVVQERMKEHMTDYDRLTDKIQTVPDVVAATPFVFRQVLLTTQSGVQGIILRGIDPKREANVTELAKNITEGQLLDLLTPMKVMQTPADDPQGELRAVEKPGIILGKELALRLGVFVGDTVNVVSPVGPISAMGMVPKIRTFAVVALFHSGMFEYDSSFAYIELGEAQKFFNLGASVTGIEVKVTDVFRAGEIAHNIEQELGFSHGARDWMQMNRNLFSALKLEKTMMFLLLVLITIVASFNIVSTLTMIVTEKQKEIAILKAMGATKRSIRRIFMLNGLIIGFAGTGIGIPLGYAFLWLIQTFWTFDPSVYYISTIPVHVLSEDVLLVAGSAILISFLATVYPANQAAKLEPVAALRYE, via the coding sequence GTGGCGCTCCCTTATGAAATCTTCGTCGGACTCCGCTACCTGCGCGCCAAGCGCCGCAACCGGACAATCTCGCTGAACACCTTCGTGTCGGTGGCCGGGATTACGCTGGGGGTGGCGGCGCTGATCGGGACGGTCGGCATCATGACCGGTTTCCGAGAAGACATTCAAAGCAAGATTCTCGGCACGACCGCACATATCGTCGTCCAAGAACGCATGAAAGAGCACATGACGGACTATGACCGTCTGACCGACAAGATCCAGACGGTACCAGACGTCGTCGCGGCCACACCGTTTGTGTTCCGCCAAGTGTTACTCACTACCCAGAGCGGCGTACAAGGCATCATCTTGCGCGGGATCGATCCAAAACGAGAAGCCAATGTCACCGAACTGGCCAAGAACATCACGGAAGGTCAGCTGCTGGACCTGCTCACCCCGATGAAAGTGATGCAGACCCCGGCCGATGACCCTCAGGGCGAGCTTCGAGCCGTTGAAAAACCAGGCATCATTCTCGGCAAGGAGTTGGCGCTCAGGCTGGGGGTGTTTGTCGGCGATACGGTCAACGTGGTCTCTCCCGTCGGCCCCATCAGCGCGATGGGGATGGTCCCCAAGATTCGAACGTTCGCCGTGGTCGCCCTGTTCCATTCTGGAATGTTCGAGTACGATTCATCATTTGCCTATATCGAACTCGGCGAGGCACAAAAATTTTTCAATCTGGGCGCGAGCGTCACCGGAATCGAAGTCAAGGTTACGGATGTGTTCCGTGCCGGAGAGATTGCCCACAATATTGAACAGGAGCTGGGATTCAGCCACGGAGCCAGAGATTGGATGCAGATGAATCGCAATCTTTTCTCCGCCCTGAAGCTGGAGAAGACGATGATGTTTCTCCTTCTTGTCTTGATCACGATCGTGGCCTCATTCAATATCGTCAGCACCTTGACGATGATCGTGACGGAGAAGCAGAAAGAGATCGCCATCCTGAAGGCGATGGGCGCCACGAAGCGCAGTATCCGGCGCATCTTCATGCTGAACGGATTGATCATCGGATTTGCGGGGACCGGCATCGGCATTCCCTTGGGCTACGCGTTTCTCTGGCTGATTCAAACATTTTGGACGTTCGATCCAAGCGTGTACTACATCTCCACTATTCCGGTTCATGTGCTGTCCGAGGACGTGCTCCTGGTGGCCGGGTCCGCCATACTGATCAGTTTTTTGGCGACGGTGTATCCGGCCAATCAGGCCGCGAAGTTGGAACCGGTCGCCGCATTACGCTATGAATAG
- a CDS encoding ABC transporter ATP-binding protein — MIKVTNLHKSFSMGSYELPVLKGINLEIQRGELVAIVGASGAGKSTLLHIIGTLDKPTGGTVTFDGHDLFRMTDTQQAEFRNRRIGFVFQFHHLLAEFTALENACMPALVQRREPTSVKADATTLLTEVGLGHRLLHKPGELSGGEQQRVAMARALMQNPDLVLADEPTGNLDTHSGDGLFGLMRTLNKTRGTTFVIVTHNDKLSAQSDRIIHMQDGQIV; from the coding sequence ATGATTAAAGTTACGAACCTCCACAAGTCTTTTTCGATGGGGTCCTACGAATTGCCCGTCCTCAAGGGGATCAACCTTGAAATTCAGCGCGGCGAGCTGGTAGCGATTGTGGGAGCCTCCGGAGCCGGCAAGAGCACGTTGCTCCATATTATCGGGACCCTTGATAAACCGACCGGAGGTACTGTCACATTCGATGGGCACGACCTCTTTCGGATGACGGATACACAGCAGGCGGAATTCCGGAATCGGCGGATAGGGTTCGTGTTTCAGTTCCATCACCTACTCGCCGAGTTCACGGCGTTGGAAAATGCCTGTATGCCGGCCCTCGTGCAACGTCGCGAACCAACCTCCGTCAAGGCCGACGCCACGACTCTTCTCACGGAGGTCGGATTAGGGCATCGCCTGCTTCACAAGCCAGGAGAACTCTCAGGCGGCGAACAGCAGCGGGTCGCCATGGCACGCGCGTTGATGCAAAATCCGGACTTGGTCCTGGCCGATGAACCGACCGGAAACCTCGACACACACAGCGGGGACGGGTTGTTCGGATTGATGCGCACCTTGAACAAGACACGCGGCACGACGTTTGTCATCGTCACGCATAACGACAAGCTCTCCGCCCAGTCCGACCGTATCATTCACATGCAGGATGGCCAAATCGTCTGA
- the traF gene encoding conjugal transfer protein TraF, which translates to MPSRSLRVGLLLAASALPSHVSAAEFVIVGPRPMGMGGAGVAVTTNALATYWNPAGLAMTQTVDIRAQGGGLAFDRLGLGDALHDLENFDTSDTSPANLAKAQSIADRVNQAGASVSVNGSAGLYLKGHLGEHAFGFNVSDVATGGGFVSTPVQVSQPGGAGTTISLGGQMALRGLEARQLAFSYAYAFFDKTFSIGITAKVIQGAAYNGSTDLQGGSGVSTTDRFGKPSISLSYGIDIGAIYRPTSWVRFGVVAKDLNKPTFDAAGGGELQLDPQVRAGVAVNPYSSLTLAADVDATSNKTFVPGVKSQLLSLGLEQTVLSEFLSFRVGTFKNMQDASTPFVPTAGLGLRWFSFRANAGGGYDFREKGALVSASISLTF; encoded by the coding sequence ATGCCCTCTCGTTCGCTTCGCGTAGGCCTGTTGCTGGCCGCCTCAGCGTTGCCGTCTCATGTATCAGCGGCGGAATTTGTAATCGTAGGCCCTCGCCCTATGGGCATGGGCGGGGCAGGCGTCGCCGTCACAACCAATGCGCTCGCCACCTATTGGAACCCAGCCGGCTTGGCCATGACCCAGACCGTGGATATCCGTGCCCAGGGTGGAGGACTGGCGTTTGATCGCCTTGGCTTAGGTGATGCCCTGCATGATCTGGAGAACTTCGATACCAGCGATACATCTCCGGCCAATCTGGCGAAGGCGCAGTCTATCGCCGATCGTGTCAACCAAGCGGGCGCCAGTGTTTCCGTCAACGGGTCCGCCGGCCTGTATCTCAAAGGACACCTTGGTGAACATGCGTTCGGATTCAATGTATCCGACGTCGCCACTGGGGGCGGATTCGTCTCGACACCTGTGCAGGTATCCCAACCGGGTGGTGCCGGCACGACCATCAGCCTGGGGGGCCAGATGGCGCTACGTGGCCTCGAAGCCAGGCAGCTGGCGTTTTCGTATGCCTATGCCTTTTTCGACAAAACGTTTTCAATCGGAATCACCGCGAAAGTCATTCAAGGCGCCGCCTACAATGGTTCGACCGATCTCCAAGGAGGGAGCGGGGTCAGTACGACCGATCGTTTCGGCAAACCAAGCATCTCTTTGTCCTATGGCATTGACATCGGAGCAATCTATCGCCCGACCTCGTGGGTGAGGTTTGGAGTCGTCGCCAAGGATCTCAATAAGCCTACCTTCGATGCCGCTGGCGGAGGAGAGCTCCAGTTAGACCCGCAGGTCAGAGCCGGCGTTGCTGTCAACCCCTATTCTTCTTTGACATTGGCGGCCGATGTGGACGCGACCTCGAACAAGACCTTTGTCCCCGGGGTGAAAAGCCAGCTTCTGAGCTTAGGCCTCGAGCAAACGGTCTTGTCTGAATTTCTTTCATTCAGGGTCGGTACTTTTAAGAATATGCAGGATGCGTCCACTCCCTTTGTTCCTACGGCAGGGTTAGGCCTGCGGTGGTTTTCCTTCCGTGCAAATGCCGGCGGAGGATATGATTTCCGCGAAAAAGGCGCTCTCGTTTCCGCGTCTATTTCATTGACGTTTTAA
- a CDS encoding DUF4282 domain-containing protein yields MKCPQCSTENDVSATKCSICEHAFAPQQVNSARYTSFYAEYFAFRELVTPQLIKVVYIVGACFITAAGLLSILSPETLNEYETGPILTRLGGILVLLVGNLVWRMMCEGAILLFSLHELLVSIDTRARGLLLQGKGNRQ; encoded by the coding sequence ATGAAATGCCCGCAATGTTCGACAGAAAATGACGTATCTGCAACGAAATGTTCGATCTGTGAGCATGCATTTGCTCCACAGCAAGTTAACTCTGCGAGGTACACGAGCTTCTATGCCGAGTATTTTGCCTTTCGGGAATTGGTGACCCCGCAACTCATTAAAGTGGTCTATATCGTGGGAGCCTGCTTCATTACCGCTGCAGGGCTCTTGTCGATTCTATCCCCGGAGACCTTGAATGAGTATGAGACTGGCCCGATTCTCACTCGCCTCGGAGGAATCTTAGTCCTACTGGTGGGAAATCTGGTGTGGCGCATGATGTGCGAGGGAGCCATTCTGCTCTTTAGTCTCCATGAGCTGCTTGTCAGCATCGACACTCGGGCGAGGGGCCTGCTGCTGCAGGGTAAAGGCAACCGACAATGA
- a CDS encoding type II toxin-antitoxin system HicA family toxin translates to MSRWASTRSPRVLSALLRIGWMIKRTTGSHRILARGGWPDVVFAFHDHDEIGPKMLARLAKRTGITPEDL, encoded by the coding sequence ATGAGCCGGTGGGCTTCCACCCGCTCTCCTCGGGTTCTTTCTGCTCTTCTGCGCATTGGCTGGATGATCAAACGAACAACCGGGTCTCACCGGATACTGGCACGGGGTGGCTGGCCTGATGTTGTGTTTGCGTTTCACGATCACGATGAAATCGGTCCCAAGATGCTTGCCCGTCTGGCGAAAAGGACTGGCATTACTCCGGAAGATCTCTAG
- a CDS encoding type II toxin-antitoxin system HicB family antitoxin, with amino-acid sequence MAKPGQFTIELEQEDDGRWIGEVPTLPGVMAYGRNRSEALTAVQALALRAMADRLEHGEALPDEFLNVSFIAA; translated from the coding sequence ATGGCAAAGCCCGGTCAGTTTACTATTGAGTTGGAACAGGAAGATGACGGGCGGTGGATCGGGGAGGTCCCGACCTTACCCGGGGTAATGGCATATGGCCGGAATCGATCGGAAGCTCTTACGGCGGTGCAAGCCTTAGCGCTTCGTGCGATGGCGGATCGCCTTGAACATGGAGAAGCGCTTCCGGACGAGTTCCTGAACGTCTCCTTCATTGCTGCATGA
- a CDS encoding PilZ domain-containing protein, giving the protein MMGGWPTFERSPRRPPAVEGRGIGFPDTLSPNEIKKQLLFAILLSTMPSDTQASQPSPAERREFYRITVPLAICLQSESDQAEGTLIQRSVNISGGGIGVTLDQTFEVNEILSCTLLLWPSTL; this is encoded by the coding sequence ATGATGGGAGGGTGGCCCACGTTTGAGCGGTCGCCGCGTCGGCCACCAGCCGTAGAGGGGCGAGGCATCGGCTTTCCTGATACTCTCTCGCCAAATGAGATTAAGAAGCAGCTGCTTTTTGCTATACTCCTCTCCACCATGCCATCGGATACCCAGGCTTCGCAGCCCTCTCCGGCAGAGCGCCGCGAGTTTTATCGCATCACCGTCCCCTTGGCCATCTGTCTTCAGTCTGAGAGCGACCAGGCGGAGGGAACGCTCATCCAGCGGTCCGTCAACATCAGCGGCGGCGGCATCGGCGTCACGCTCGACCAGACCTTCGAGGTGAACGAAATTCTCTCCTGCACCCTGCTCCTTTGGCCAAGTACTCTTTAA
- the lnt gene encoding apolipoprotein N-acyltransferase — protein MDRSRSRQILLACASGLLLPLCFPKFDLGLLAWIVLIPLHLALDQCSRQRAFWIGWLSGIVGFTGIMAWVVTAMTTYGKVPEIVSYAILMLLTLYLGLYVGLYCVAVVWLRELIPLRDFFAPCFWVTLELFRTNLLSGLPWCLLGYSQYRELDLIQVADHTGVYGISFLIVLVTVAFAELILWIMPFFRGFHPVQLPWELLTTAAARMVLSWFYSSAVLSAKDLGHHKPSITVGVVQPNIDQAVKWDASFRDETMRRFDRLTAQLGTSTDLVVWPEAATPFIFEREKEYQLQLIAWAERAQAPILLGSPALRFYPDRRPYLLNSAYLLGRDGTVLGRYDKHHLVPFGEYIPLKSSLLFFLDKLVEGIGDFEAGPGPTTLSINPKSWNTERSTGTRSVKFGVAICYEVIFPDFVRQFAANGAEFLVTITNDGWFGPSSAPAQHFAMVVFRSVENHLAFARAANTGISGFVDPYGQIIEATPLCRADIVRHDPDQTNPHVLQLLRRCVCPRLCYNLRAFDFGRVFPHEGTSPDGNHTGMTEEGGSWHVRGRGSSCSCIGGTSR, from the coding sequence ATGGATCGATCTCGTTCGCGCCAGATACTGCTTGCCTGCGCGAGCGGACTGCTCTTGCCTCTCTGCTTTCCAAAGTTTGACCTGGGATTGCTGGCCTGGATCGTCCTGATTCCCCTCCATCTCGCGCTTGATCAATGCTCCAGACAGCGGGCCTTTTGGATCGGTTGGTTGAGCGGAATCGTTGGATTCACCGGGATCATGGCATGGGTCGTCACCGCCATGACGACCTATGGCAAGGTTCCGGAGATCGTCAGCTACGCTATCTTGATGCTACTCACGCTGTATCTCGGACTCTATGTCGGGCTCTACTGTGTTGCCGTCGTGTGGCTGCGTGAACTCATCCCGCTACGGGATTTTTTTGCGCCCTGCTTTTGGGTCACACTCGAGCTGTTCCGTACCAACCTGCTTTCCGGCCTTCCATGGTGCCTCCTCGGCTATTCGCAATATCGCGAGCTGGACCTGATACAGGTGGCAGACCACACCGGTGTGTACGGCATTTCTTTCCTCATTGTCCTGGTCACTGTGGCCTTCGCCGAGTTGATCTTGTGGATCATGCCGTTTTTCCGAGGATTTCATCCGGTCCAGCTGCCGTGGGAATTGCTCACCACTGCGGCCGCTCGCATGGTGCTCTCATGGTTCTACAGTTCGGCAGTCCTGAGTGCTAAGGATCTGGGCCATCATAAACCCTCCATTACTGTCGGCGTCGTTCAACCGAATATCGATCAAGCCGTGAAGTGGGATGCGTCATTCCGCGATGAGACGATGCGACGGTTCGACCGGCTGACGGCCCAACTGGGAACCAGTACCGACTTGGTCGTGTGGCCCGAGGCAGCCACGCCGTTTATTTTTGAGCGGGAGAAAGAGTATCAGTTGCAGCTGATCGCTTGGGCGGAACGTGCGCAGGCACCGATCCTCCTCGGCAGCCCGGCATTGAGATTCTACCCTGATCGCCGCCCCTACCTCTTGAACAGCGCCTATCTGCTGGGAAGGGACGGCACAGTCCTCGGCCGTTATGATAAGCACCATCTCGTGCCGTTTGGAGAATACATCCCCCTCAAATCCTCGCTCCTGTTCTTCCTCGATAAACTCGTCGAAGGGATCGGCGATTTCGAAGCAGGACCGGGACCGACGACGCTCTCGATCAATCCGAAATCCTGGAACACAGAACGGTCGACCGGCACCAGGTCCGTCAAGTTCGGCGTGGCGATCTGCTATGAAGTGATCTTCCCGGATTTCGTCCGGCAATTTGCGGCGAACGGTGCGGAGTTTCTGGTGACGATCACGAACGACGGATGGTTTGGACCGTCCTCGGCCCCTGCCCAGCACTTTGCCATGGTCGTCTTTCGCTCAGTAGAAAATCATTTGGCCTTCGCGCGCGCCGCCAACACGGGAATTTCCGGCTTCGTCGATCCGTACGGACAGATCATCGAAGCGACGCCCCTTTGTCGAGCAGACATCGTACGCCACGATCCCGACCAGACAAACCCGCACGTTTTACAGCTATTACGGCGATGTGTTTGCCCACGCCTGTGTTATAATCTGCGCGCTTTTGATTTTGGTCGGGTCTTTCCGCACGAAGGAACCAGCCCTGACGGCAATCACACCGGCATGACCGAAGAAGGAGGATCGTGGCATGTTAGAGGACGTGGAAGTTCGTGTTCGTGCATTGGCGGAACAAGTCGCTGA
- the prfB gene encoding peptide chain release factor 2 (programmed frameshift): MLEDVEVRVRALAEQVAELRGIFDFAHMTADLQELEAQMGQPHFWNDARAAAVVSRKKSAIEREIKQWRDIETKMGDLDALLELAHESGDPTLETELAGELNQLEPRLATLRVELLLSGELDPNNAIVAIHPGAGGTESQDWAQMLLRMYVRWAEHKKFKVETLDLLPGDEAGIKSVTLSITGSHAYGYLKAEAGVHRLVRISPFDSNKRRHTSFASVFVYPELSEDIDVVVEEKDLRIDTFRSGGGGGQNVNKVETAIRITHLPTGIVVQCQNERSQLQNRNRAMKILKARLFELEQKKKEAEFNAIVGEKKDIAWGSQIRSYVFQPYQLVKDHRTGHQVSNVSSVMDGDLDGFIEAFLTKKLEKGSDQLSPVGGPEEDL, from the exons ATGTTAGAGGACGTGGAAGTTCGTGTTCGTGCATTGGCGGAACAAGTCGCTGAACTACGGGGCATCTTTGACTTCGCTCATATGACGGCCGACTTACAAGAACTTGAAGCGCAGATGGGCCAGCCTCACTTCTGGAACGATGCCCGCGCCGCCGCAGTGGTGAGCCGGAAAAAATCGGCGATCGAGCGAGAGATCAAGCAGTGGCGCGACATCGAGACCAAAATGGGTGATTTGGACGCACTGCTGGAACTTGCCCATGAGAGCGGCGACCCAACCCTTGAGACCGAGTTGGCTGGTGAATTGAATCAGCTGGAGCCGCGCCTCGCCACACTGCGTGTCGAGCTGCTCCTCTCGGGAGAACTGGACCCCAATAATGCCATTGTGGCGATTCATCCCGGTGCGGGCGGAACGGAATCGCAGGATTGGGCACAAATGCTCCTTCGGATGTATGTGCGGTGGGCGGAACACAAGAAATTCAAGGTAGAAACACTGGATCTGTTGCCCGGCGACGAAGCGGGTATCAAGAGCGTGACCCTCTCCATCACAGGATCGCATGCCTATGGATACCTGAAGGCGGAAGCCGGAGTCCATCGTTTGGTGCGCATTTCTCCGTTCGATTCCAACAAGCGACGGCACACCTCGTTCGCGTCGGTATTCGTCTATCCGGAGTTGAGTGAAGACATCGACGTCGTGGTCGAAGAAAAGGATCTCCGGATCGACACCTTCCGTTCAGGAGGTG GCGGGGGCCAGAATGTCAACAAGGTCGAAACGGCCATCCGCATCACTCACCTGCCGACCGGTATCGTCGTGCAATGCCAGAATGAGCGGTCTCAGCTCCAGAATCGAAACAGGGCGATGAAAATCTTAAAGGCCCGCCTCTTCGAATTGGAACAGAAGAAGAAGGAAGCCGAATTCAACGCCATCGTCGGCGAAAAGAAGGACATCGCGTGGGGCAGCCAAATTCGTTCCTACGTGTTTCAGCCCTACCAACTGGTCAAGGATCACCGAACCGGTCATCAAGTCAGCAACGTTTCATCCGTCATGGATGGGGACCTCGATGGATTCATCGAAGCCTTTTTGACGAAGAAACTGGAGAAAGGAAGCGATCAACTCTCACCAGTGGGCGGACCGGAAGAGGACCTGTAG
- a CDS encoding ABC transporter ATP-binding protein, whose protein sequence is MIKVTNLHKSFSMGSYELPVLKGINLEIQRGELVAIVGASGAGKSTLLHIIGTLDKPTGGTVTFDGHDLFRMTDTQQAEFRNRRIGFVFQFHHLLAEFTALENACMPALVQRREPTSVKTDATTLLTEVGLGHRLLHKPGELSGGEQQRVAMARALMQNPDLVLADEPTGNLDTHSGDGLFGLMRTLNKTRGTTFVIVTHNDKLSAQSDRIIHMQDGQIV, encoded by the coding sequence ATGATTAAAGTTACGAATCTCCATAAGTCTTTTTCGATGGGGTCCTACGAATTGCCCGTCCTCAAGGGGATCAACCTTGAAATTCAGCGCGGCGAGCTGGTAGCGATTGTGGGGGCCTCCGGAGCCGGCAAGAGCACTTTGCTCCATATTATCGGGACCCTTGATAAACCGACCGGAGGTACTGTCACGTTCGATGGGCATGACCTCTTTCGGATGACGGATACACAGCAGGCGGAATTCCGGAATCGGCGGATAGGATTTGTGTTTCAGTTCCATCATTTGCTCGCCGAGTTCACGGCATTGGAAAATGCCTGTATGCCGGCACTGGTACAACGCCGCGAACCAACCTCCGTCAAGACCGACGCCACAACTCTTCTCACGGAAGTCGGATTAGGGCATCGCCTTCTTCACAAGCCAGGAGAACTCTCGGGCGGTGAACAGCAACGGGTCGCCATGGCCCGTGCGTTGATGCAGAATCCGGACTTGGTCCTGGCCGATGAACCGACCGGAAACCTGGACACACACAGCGGGGACGGGTTGTTCGGATTGATGCGCACCTTGAACAAGACACGCGGCACGACGTTTGTCATCGTCACGCATAACGACAAGCTCTCCGCCCAGTCCGACCGTATCATTCACATGCAGGATGGCCAAATCGTCTGA
- a CDS encoding ISNCY family transposase — MVGEDRVMMSAKELRRIHVIRQVRDKRITQQEAGTMLRLTERQIRRLLGRVKEEGDQGRVHRGRGKPSNRRIAEPVKAKMLRLYETRYGDFGPTLAAEKLTERHRLEVSDETLRRWLRERGIDHFARRKRPHRAWRARKAHVGELVQLDGSHHDWLEGRGPWGVLMAYIDDASSRVFARFYEYEGTIPAMDSFQRYIRHQGIPLAIYADKHTTYQSPAEPTVAEQLAGEAPQSQFGRALDELGVELIAAHSPQAKGRVERLFKTFQDRLVKELRLARIGTFEAANRFLEGYLPVYNRRFAVRPAHAVNLHRPKPTAQVLERSLCIKTSRCLRKDFTIAHEGRLYQVHDNLRATRVVVEEHVDGTMRLTHHGRALAFHAIAARPVSAAAVTAVSRSQRPIKPPADHPWRKRWRQERGHHPAAAGT; from the coding sequence ATGGTGGGAGAGGACAGGGTGATGATGAGTGCCAAGGAGTTGCGGCGGATCCATGTGATTCGCCAGGTGCGGGACAAGCGGATCACACAACAGGAGGCGGGCACCATGTTGCGGCTGACGGAGCGTCAGATCCGGCGCCTTCTTGGGCGGGTAAAGGAGGAGGGCGACCAGGGACGTGTCCATCGGGGACGGGGGAAGCCGTCGAATCGGCGCATCGCGGAGCCGGTCAAGGCGAAGATGCTGCGGCTGTATGAGACACGCTATGGAGACTTTGGGCCGACGTTGGCGGCGGAGAAGTTGACGGAGCGGCACCGACTCGAGGTCAGCGACGAGACTCTGCGGCGCTGGTTGCGGGAGCGGGGGATTGATCATTTCGCACGCCGGAAGCGACCGCATCGCGCGTGGCGTGCGCGCAAGGCGCATGTCGGGGAACTGGTGCAACTGGATGGGTCCCATCATGATTGGTTGGAGGGGCGCGGCCCGTGGGGTGTCCTGATGGCCTACATCGACGATGCGAGCAGTCGCGTCTTTGCTCGGTTCTATGAGTACGAGGGCACGATCCCGGCGATGGACAGCTTCCAGCGCTACATTCGGCACCAGGGGATTCCGCTGGCCATCTATGCGGACAAGCATACGACCTACCAGTCGCCAGCTGAGCCCACGGTGGCGGAGCAGCTGGCCGGGGAGGCACCCCAGAGTCAGTTCGGACGGGCACTGGATGAGCTGGGGGTTGAGCTGATCGCGGCGCACTCCCCACAGGCCAAGGGGCGGGTGGAGCGGCTGTTTAAGACGTTCCAGGATCGACTGGTCAAGGAGTTGCGCCTCGCACGGATTGGGACCTTCGAGGCGGCGAACCGATTCCTGGAGGGCTATCTGCCGGTCTACAACCGCCGGTTCGCGGTGCGGCCGGCGCACGCAGTCAATCTGCATCGGCCGAAGCCGACGGCCCAGGTGCTGGAGCGAAGCCTGTGTATCAAGACATCCCGGTGTCTGCGGAAGGACTTCACCATTGCTCATGAAGGGCGGCTCTATCAGGTTCACGACAATCTCCGCGCCACTCGTGTGGTGGTCGAAGAACATGTGGATGGGACGATGCGGCTCACGCACCACGGACGGGCGCTCGCCTTTCACGCGATCGCGGCGCGACCTGTGTCGGCGGCAGCGGTCACGGCGGTGTCCCGATCGCAGCGCCCGATCAAACCGCCGGCGGATCATCCATGGCGCAAGCGATGGCGGCAGGAACGAGGACACCACCCGGCGGCGGCCGGAACATAA
- a CDS encoding helix-turn-helix transcriptional regulator → MMRRKDIHPAKTRVTVSVGESVRIIRELQGLTQSELARRTKIPQSTISAIETDTINLGVERAKTLARVLQCHPAVLVFPGWDVTKQSAA, encoded by the coding sequence ATGATGAGACGCAAGGACATTCATCCGGCAAAAACACGGGTGACCGTGTCGGTGGGAGAATCCGTTCGGATTATCCGTGAACTTCAGGGGCTCACGCAGAGCGAGTTAGCTCGAAGGACGAAGATTCCTCAGTCCACCATCTCAGCCATTGAAACCGACACGATCAATTTGGGCGTCGAGCGGGCCAAAACCTTGGCGCGTGTCCTGCAATGCCACCCCGCTGTCCTGGTATTTCCCGGCTGGGACGTGACCAAACAATCCGCTGCCTAA
- the trpA gene encoding tryptophan synthase subunit alpha — MSGRLETTFEGLRKNRQKALIAYLMAGDPGLAETEQLVLALEQAGADIIELGVPFSDPIADGPVIQQAAERALRNGTSLRKILASITSLRQRTNIPIILMLYYNSIHAMGCEEFCHAAKAAGVDGLIVPDMPPDEAGPLKAPADAAGLSLIFLLAPTSTTDRRKLVTKESHGFVYYVSLTGITGAKLSNVEDVQHNVAKLKKVSATPVAVGFGVATPEDAARVSKVADGVIVGSAIVKRIASHQQDPAMIGHVAEFVRSLKAAMVPA; from the coding sequence GTGAGCGGACGACTGGAAACCACCTTCGAAGGCCTGCGTAAGAATAGACAGAAGGCCCTCATTGCCTACCTGATGGCGGGAGATCCCGGGCTGGCTGAAACAGAACAACTGGTGTTGGCGTTGGAACAGGCGGGCGCCGATATCATCGAGTTGGGTGTGCCCTTCTCGGATCCCATCGCGGACGGACCGGTGATTCAGCAGGCTGCGGAGCGGGCGTTGCGGAACGGCACGTCTCTCCGGAAAATCCTGGCTTCCATCACATCGCTGAGGCAGCGGACGAATATCCCGATCATCCTGATGCTGTACTACAATTCCATCCACGCCATGGGCTGTGAAGAATTTTGCCACGCTGCGAAGGCCGCTGGAGTGGATGGGTTGATCGTGCCCGATATGCCGCCGGACGAAGCGGGGCCGCTCAAGGCGCCGGCGGATGCAGCCGGACTCTCGCTGATCTTCCTGCTCGCGCCGACCAGCACGACTGATCGGCGAAAACTTGTGACGAAAGAGTCGCACGGATTTGTCTACTATGTCTCACTGACGGGCATCACTGGAGCGAAACTCAGCAACGTTGAGGATGTCCAGCACAATGTTGCAAAGCTGAAGAAAGTCTCCGCTACCCCTGTCGCCGTGGGGTTTGGCGTGGCGACTCCTGAAGATGCAGCGAGGGTGTCAAAGGTGGCGGATGGAGTGATTGTCGGCAGCGCCATCGTGAAACGCATCGCGTCTCACCAGCAGGATCCTGCGATGATCGGACACGTCGCCGAGTTTGTGCGATCGCTCAAGGCCGCGATGGTGCCGGCCTAA